The genomic stretch TTTGGATTTAGTGCTGTAAGGATAAGCTTATAGCAGCATGTAGCTTTTTGTTGGTATCAGTGAAATGTTGGCAAAAAGAGCAGACAGAGTCCTGTGATTTAGGTCATGTGTTAGTCTGCGCAGTTTTCAAACTCTGACAGTTATTAGCAAGAAGAAACTAAggtacagtttttgttttgtgttatgaGACAACTGTCTATTTTCCTGGTCTGCTGTTTTGCTTCAGAATAGTTAACTATGCCTTTCTTAGGAATGGGTCTAAGACTAGCAGGGAGATGTCCAGACATCTGCCCAGTATTGGATTGGGTCAACAAAAGTGATCCCCATCActtctacatttttttgtttttgttttttgagacagggtcgctctgtgtagccttggctgtcctggacttgctttgtagaccaggctggcctcgaactcatagcgatccgccccctgagtgctgggattaaaggcgtgtgccaccacactacaTCCTTAATGACTGAGAGATGTACATATTTCTTGACCCAAATTTGGTCAAGCTAAATCCTCTCacaaacatgtttttaaacaCAGACACAACTACAGCTGATTTGCTGGGTGGTAGAAACATTACTGAACTCTTTCCCATCTTCACCCATTTCCAGGTGTGTGAGAATCTTTTTGGCTACCCTAAAAGTAACCCAGGGGTGAATAAGACTTGTAGGACAAACGGTATATTCTACAGGAGACAGTCTATGTTGCAATGCTTGCTGTCTGTCCAAAGGAATCATATAACCCATCAGACTGGGAACTGAATAATGAGAAAATTCTAAACTAAGAAGTTTTCATAGCTGCATTTAGATTATTAAGACATATATTAGAATATTTGtgtcaaataaatacataaaaagggAAGCTGCTACCTTGTGAACTAAAAAAGACCTTGCCTGGAAAATAGGTTTGATGAAGATATCAAGAGATAAATTTAGGATAGGGTGGGAAAAAGAACTTTACAGCCAAGAGGCACTGTTTGACACACAGAGGatgcctctttcctctctcagaacacctctctcacacacaggagAATTACAAAGTTGTGAAGAGCCTTATAAATGATGTTAAATATGTTTACCTCTTAGAAAAGGAACTAAAGCCTCTAAGGTTTTAGATCTGCCAATGGGATAGAAACAGATGCCTATGTAAATAGCAGTATAAGCAACAGGCTGGAACTGAGGAGACAAGTTAGAAAGCTCAGTCAGTCAGCCTTGataatctccttgtggagctcctggcagTCCCTCAGATGGTGGGGGATGAAGATTCCACCTGTCAGAGGGCACACGGAAAGGaatagaatgaaaaagagaaggagggtgggaacaggaaggtcAGAGCAAGGGTAttaaaattgggatgtaatgtgaatgatttttaaaaatgaagataaaacttgaaaggaagaaaataaaactcgCCCTTAatcacaaaaaaaagaaagcttagtTAGTAGTATTCTGCATAATAGATGAAGGAACACCCAACCATTAGAAATGAGGTGCTGAGTGACCAGGTAAGAGAGACTGAAGGTGATAGAGATTTTTAGTCTCCGTGAATGTCTATGGCTTTAGTGTCAGCTACGTGATGTGTACAAAATAAACATAGTCTTAAAAGTTCCCATGCACTGTTCATACGCAAAGGCCATTCCCTGGTACTGGAAAACAGTAAATTCATGCTAGAGTTTGTTTTCCACACAGAATGGCTGTTTCAGGTTGTACTTGGATGCCTCAGCCATCACTCTGACTTGTCAGTGTCAAGCCCTGAACAATACCTCAGCTTTTCCTGGCATTTTCAATCTCTTCTAGTTCTGTTGTTTCACTGTCTTCATTCCTCAAGGTTCACCATGGTTCAAAACATGGTCTTTGGTGTCATCTGCCTAAACAGTCTTTGCCTGCATTGAATTTCCACAGTGTATGTAAACAGTACACTGTCTTTATTACCCAGAAAAATGACTAATTACAATAcggttttcagtttttcaaacTTTGCTCTGTAGTTTCTAAGATCCATTGTTATTTGTAGTCACTGTTTACATGGTTACTACTTACttatggtgctggggactgagctggGTGGGCTCCATCCCTGACCTCTGCTGTCAGTCTTACCTAAGAATGACTACTGAGGACACCTAAGGGTCCTGGATAGAAGAGGGAAACTGATAGGATAAATAGGCTCTCTGGAACTAATTTGCTACATAGTAGTTTGAGACTGAAACTTAGGACTGCAAGAGGTTAGGATCAATACAATGATTGATTCGATtataaaaaaaatggattttataatgaatattatataattaatcaCCACACAGTAAAAccagaattatttctttctttggctaTAATCATGCTTCCAAGTACTGAGGGTACCCAGTACTACTACTATGTGAACCTTATTTTCTAGGTATAAACTAATTCCCACCAAAGAATATTTGTTGGTTGGCTGTAGTGATGTTCACTTGTAACTCTTAGCCCTCAGGAGCCAGAGCAAAATGAATTTGAGGCTGGCTTGGGTTGAACAGtaacaggccagccagggtgatATAACAGGCTTCTGCCTctaaagccaaaaataaattaataaaatcattttcccCACTAATGTGGTTTCAAGTAGTGCCAAGGTAATTGAAGCTCGCTCATGCACTGTACCTGCCACTAACAgcctttttgtatttctttctaaattattCTAGGCTGATGCACCGAATGCAGGGCTCATTCCAGATGCCGACGCAGTGGGGGTAACAGTTGTGCTAATTACTTGCACCTACCGAGGTCAAGAATTTATTAGAGTTGGCTACTATGTAAATAATGAATATACTGAAACAGAATTAAGGGAAAATCCACCAGTAAAACCAGACTTTTCTAAGGTAATTTTCTTACTATTCCTTTTTAATTACTTGTACTGTCTAGTTTTTACGGGTTGCTATCTCATTGTATACTATGAACATGGCCTTAAAGCAGATCTGAAGTTTTGTAGTGCTTGAACAAACTAATCACTGTTCCTTTTGCATGAATGACCTCAACCCTAGCTCCCCAGAAATCAATGTTAGGTGGCTATCTTGAGTCTTATGGTTTAGAAAAACAGAGGAGCTTCCTGCAAAAAGCAGGCCTTTGCTTATAGCGGCTGCGCAGCATTAGCATTCTCTGTTTGCCATTAGGTATTTCACTTTAGTCTCGAGGACATGCAAGGCCTTATATTTGTAGTGaagtgattaaaaatatttttgcctaTGACTCTTCCCAAAGTCTTGACAAGATTAAAGTGGTTTTGTGGTTCATTTCTTTtgtggtggttttgagacaggattttctgctgtagcccaagctggccttgactaGATGTCATTCTTCCTCCGATGTCTGGGTTTTAGGATTACAGTTGTTACCATGCCCATCTGTTGTGCTGTCTGCTGTGCTTAGTGTTAAGCTAAGGGGGAAATATTTCTGGTAACAAGTTAAAAGTCTGAGACATTAAAACCTGATTCAGTCATCTTAAAAACAGTGTCTTTAGAATTTGCCACCTGGAACAGTTAAGGGGTTTAGTTACTGGTGACTTTGTAAATAAACTGACTGACGTTCTTATCTGCCTGGTCTTGCTATAGATTACAGAGTTCTCCTTTCTGTTGGTGAGGGTGGAATGCTTTTCACTGTGTGGAGACTTCCTGTTGAGCCAGGGTTACTCTTTGTAGAACCTTTGTATGGCAGTAAAAGAAACTAGAATAATGTTTCTAAAAATGAGTTTTAATATGTTACTGTTAGGATCCCAATAATTGAGGTTCTGTTTGAGGAAGATTGTTCAagtcttttgtattttatttctctgcttaggaTTGAATCTAGGGACTCATCCAGAGTACTTCTGCACCGACCTATTATCTGCAGCCTGAAAATACATCAGGCTAAGAACATACTTAATGAAAACATCCTCTTCTAACAGGTGTTCGGAAGTACCTTTCTCTCCATTATCCCTTTAGGAAACAGGAATATAAAAGCTGCTACTTGTTTTGGGAGggggggatgtagctcagtcgatgcccccctaccccaccccacctcgtTTCTGAAGTCTAATAGTTCTTTTGCTATTTTCTGTTGTGGTCCTTGCTTGCTAGTTGTGTTCACATGCTTGGCTTGCTGGTGCCCCTGCATATGAATACAGCCCTTTAAAGGGATTAACAGCCACCCAGGTTGCACATGGAAGTCTAACTTTCCAGGGCTTATCATTTCAATGTTTCTCTTTCTAGCTTCAAAGGAATATTTTGGCATCTAATCCCAGAGTCACAAGATTCCACATTAACTGggaagataacacagaaaaactgGAAGATGCAGAGAGCAGTAACCCCAATCTACAGTCCCTTCTTTCAACAGATACATTACCTTCAGCTTCAAAGGGATGGTCCACATCAGAAAACTCACTCAGTGTCATGTTAGAACCACACATGGACTGCCTGTGACCACGTGCCATCCCATTAGAACAgattaagctattaaaaacagaactATTTCCCTGAAGTTCCGTAAGTACATAGTTAACGTGAAATGTGAagaatttgtttaaaaacatCCTGTAGAAAGTTTATAAGAAAACCAGTATTTGAGCAAATTGTGGAATATAAATACAACTATTTTTAAGTACTTTTTTTCTCtaatgtgttattttatttgttcatgaaACTAATCTGATTAaagcatatatattattttcttctcctttatatGTAATTAAAgcacttataaaaagaaaaattatcagtTATTAAACCAAGTTGTGAAGGTGGTTTAGCCTCTTGGACAATAATACTTTTTACTAGCctttaaaagaacaaagtttACTTCAACAAAAATGCTTTTTCCTGTGAGGAAAGTGTCCTTTTTATTTAAGGAGCAAAGTTCCATTCTGTAATGAAAAAGGTGTCTTTAAAAGGGGAATCTGAAGTCAGTTACAAAGCACTAGGTAGGGTTTTTCTAAGCCACCCCAGTGTAGCTTGTGGCTTCCTCCACAGCTTACATTACACTGGACTTCTGGCTTTCACATAACAACTGCGGCTGCCTTTGAAGTCCCTCTGACTATGGTGTATGCTTTCCTACTTCTAAAACTGAGAAACCACTATCATAAGTCCTTATTGTCCAGAGATTTCAACATGGCAAGAGCAAACACAAGGTCTCTAAGAGTACGTTAGATGGCTCAGATCTTCTCCCTTAGTTTACAGGGACTCTACCCTGTGTTGCTGGCACTATTGCTGTAGAAGGGGAAGTTAGAAAGGTGCACTTAGCTTTATCCTAATAGGCTGGCTACTTTAGGAAGTATGTCTTAATGTTTTGCAGCTATCATGCCCCATTATCGTCTGGTTCTCATTAAGGTGTGAGGCGTAAGCATATCTGTACTGACATATTCTAGACAGCTTTCTAGAGACAATTTTTTTTGAAGAACAGTTTTAGAAAGGAATTCACCAAATAAATGGGCCAATAGcttattttaataagaaatagGTACTTTGAAGTTTTGATCCATTAAATTTACAGtagaatattttcatttgggTCTTGGTGATGAGATGCAGGACTGCCATAGGATGCAAGTTATGCAGTGCCTTCACATCTAAGCTTTATACTGCACTTCTAAAGtctgaggagaggaaagggcttttgTTTAAATATAGACTCTTAAGttgtacatatttttttctattttaaaaggtgAATTTGTGAAACAAAGTCTTGTTAAATGTTAAACTTTGAAATTTAATACTCCAGATTATTACAGTATTGTCCATTACCCagtttatagattttaaaaataaaatacttctgaCTACTAAACCTATgaaaataaatctcatttttttttctaactgcagttagaaaatgttaaaagaattCAGTGTTCAATACAGTAGGAAAAAGcttattagaaataaaacatacaaactaAATCAAGTAAAGCAAGTCACTGGAGTATTTAGTCTGATTATAAAAACCACTTTGTAATGACATTATATGGTTAGGTTTTTATATCACTTTTAAATGTATAGCCCATTGTCACAAAAGTTTGATACATAAAACTATTGCCACTGCTCtatagaacttaaaaataaaataaacgaaTAGTAATAGAACTGTCTAAATTAATCATTAAGAACTAAGAAACTAGCATATGCAGGTATTTTCCTCATGTTTAGCCTCATTTACAAACATTATGTCTGAATTATACCTAAAAAGCTTAGAGCTTGCCCACcccgtttctttttttttttttcttttgagatagggtctctcatgtagcactggctgtcctgaactcattacgtagatcaggctggcctccaatctAGAGATctcgcccgcctctgcctcctgagggctgggattaaaggcgtgccccaccacacccagcaccattTCCTCTTTGATGAGAATAAATGGTGaattacatgcatgcaccatgCATGCCACTAAAGAGCTAGGTGAGTGGTTGGTGAAAGTATCCTTTGAGTTGAGGAAACATTCCAGAAAACTGAGGAGTCATGCTTGCATTTGCTCATTCATAGCAAGAAAGTCTATTGGGGCTATCAGCATGatctgtgggtaaaggtgccaAGCCTGACTACTTGAGTTCAATGCTCTGGATTCACATGGTagtaggagaaaactgactcctacaagttgtcatCTAatctccacatatgcacacacaaaataagtagatGAAAGgtaatacaaaatttaaagaaaagaaagactatgGCATGGTTTTATATCACAGTCCATAGTGTGGAATACTGTATGACCCTCCAACACAAGTATACATTTACATGAGAATAGCTCTTTGCCGCACCTTACTGTGTGCAGCCTAACTCTCATGGACTACAAAAGAGTGACAAAAGGCCA from Acomys russatus chromosome 21, mAcoRus1.1, whole genome shotgun sequence encodes the following:
- the Asf1a gene encoding histone chaperone ASF1A, which gives rise to MAKVQVNNVVVLDNPSPFYNPFQFEITFECIEDLSEDLEWKIIYVGSAESEEYDQVLDSVLVGPVPAGRHMFVFQADAPNAGLIPDADAVGVTVVLITCTYRGQEFIRVGYYVNNEYTETELRENPPVKPDFSKLQRNILASNPRVTRFHINWEDNTEKLEDAESSNPNLQSLLSTDTLPSASKGWSTSENSLSVMLEPHMDCL